A region of the Clostridia bacterium genome:
ATTTTAGTTGCCCCGGTAAAATTAATTACTGCCATTATTACTATCATGTTTGGTGGTTCGGCTGGTAAAGAAGGACCCTGTGTACAAATTGGGGCAGGTTTGGCTTCTACTTTGGCTAATGTTTTAAAGGTAAATCAAGAGGATTATCGGAAAATTGTTATTTGTGGTGTTAGTGCTGGTTTTGCGGCTGTTTTTGGTACCCCAATTGCTGGGGCACTTTTTGCGGTGGAAGTACTTGTTTTAGGAAAAATTATGCATGAAATGCTTTTCCCTACAATGGTGGCTGCGATTGTTAGTTTTCAAACTACAAAATATTGTGGTGTATCTTATTTTTATAAACAGTTATATTTGGTAGATGGTTTTCAGGAAAGTCTATTTTTAAAAGTTTTGCTTAGTGGCTTGTTTTTCGGAATTGTAGCTATAATTTTAGTCGAGGTTTTATCCTTTTGCGAAAATGGTGCTAAAAAAATAAGGATTTGGGCACCTTTAAAAGGCTTACTCGGTGGTACTCTTTTAATTTTATTAGTTTTTTTAACTTCGGAAGATTATTTGGGTTTGGGTACTGAAGTTATTGAAAAAGCAGTTCATGGTGAAACTATTTTTCCAGCGGCCTTTTTGCTAAAAATAGTGTTTACCTCCATAACTTTAAGTATGGGTGGTAGTGGTGGTATTTTAACACCAATCTTGTTTATTGGCTCTACTGCCGGTAGTGCCTTTGCTGCTATTTGCGGTTATGATCCGGTAATGTTTGCTGCTTTGGGTATGGTGGCCGTTTTTGCAGGAGCTAATAATACTCCGTTAACAGGAGTAATTATGTTTATTGAAATTTTTGGTCCTGAAGCTAGTTTATATGCTGTGGCTGCTTGTGCGGTTAGTTATTTAATTTCAGGACACCGTAGTGTTTATCCCACACAATTATTGGGGATGACCAAAAGTGCTTCTTTACAATTGCCTTTAATGGCAGATTTGGGGAGTTTGCCAAAAGCTCAAGTTTGTACTGGACCAGGTAAATTAATTTTTAGAATAAAAAAATTAGGTGTGTTTTTTAAAAAAATACAAGAGAATTTTCGGCAGACTTTTTAGTTAAAATATTGTAGGATAGAGGTACCAAACCGGAAAGGGGAATCTATCTAACATGAAAGTAAATATTTTAACTGATAATCGCGTTAGTAAACGAGGACTTTTGGCTGAACATGGGCTGTCTATTTTTATTGAAACTGTCAAGGGTGATTTTCTTTTTGATACCGGGCAATCTGCTGTTTATTTACACAATGCTCAGAAGATGGGTTTGGATTTGACAAAAACAGATCATTTAATAATTAGCCATGGACATTATGATCATGGTGGGGGTTTAAATTATTTTCCCAATCCTGATCAGTTGCCTTTAGTTTATGTTCATGAAAAGGCACTGGGAAAACGTTATAAAATTATGCCTGATGGTAATTTCCAGGAGGTGGGTTTGGGTTGGTCTTCGGAATTTAAATTAGTTCAAACACAAGATTATTATCAAATTATGCCTGGGGTTATTCTTTGTGGAAATATTCCCCAGACTGTTGAGTTTGAAACAGTGACTCCCGGATTTTATCAAGCTGATAAGCAAACTCCGGATTTATTAGA
Encoded here:
- a CDS encoding voltage-gated chloride channel yields the protein MKKLALEEVVLLISIIKWTILSIVTGIVVGLGAALFLIALDGGIRLAAAKQYYFLLLPIALFLSSFLIKWLAPEAEGHGTEKVIGAIHDDGGKINILVAPVKLITAIITIMFGGSAGKEGPCVQIGAGLASTLANVLKVNQEDYRKIVICGVSAGFAAVFGTPIAGALFAVEVLVLGKIMHEMLFPTMVAAIVSFQTTKYCGVSYFYKQLYLVDGFQESLFLKVLLSGLFFGIVAIILVEVLSFCENGAKKIRIWAPLKGLLGGTLLILLVFLTSEDYLGLGTEVIEKAVHGETIFPAAFLLKIVFTSITLSMGGSGGILTPILFIGSTAGSAFAAICGYDPVMFAALGMVAVFAGANNTPLTGVIMFIEIFGPEASLYAVAACAVSYLISGHRSVYPTQLLGMTKSASLQLPLMADLGSLPKAQVCTGPGKLIFRIKKLGVFFKKIQENFRQTF
- a CDS encoding MBL fold metallo-hydrolase → MKVNILTDNRVSKRGLLAEHGLSIFIETVKGDFLFDTGQSAVYLHNAQKMGLDLTKTDHLIISHGHYDHGGGLNYFPNPDQLPLVYVHEKALGKRYKIMPDGNFQEVGLGWSSEFKLVQTQDYYQIMPGVILCGNIPQTVEFETVTPGFYQADKQTPDLLEDEQMLIFNVAGGLCIFLGCSHPGVANCLNQAKKLFPSKNINTLVAGMHLNIAS